In a genomic window of Micromonospora cremea:
- a CDS encoding class F sortase yields MTTTRAGGRHGKPWRAAGAVVVVTLATIGAGMIGASLKDTPAPRPPQPLAQAGPEVTGPAATDADIPSTGGEGNVPAGLARSAPTSIEIPKIGVDATIMSLGTNPDGTVQVPPLEQADKAGWYEPGASPGETGNAVIVGHVDSAKLGPAVFFDLGSLVPGDTITVRRADDRPVAFKVDSVKSYPKTSFPTDLVYGPNDRPGLRVVTCGGQFDQAAKSYPDNVVVFATLVE; encoded by the coding sequence GTGACGACGACACGGGCCGGCGGCCGTCACGGGAAACCGTGGCGCGCCGCCGGCGCGGTGGTCGTCGTCACCCTGGCCACGATCGGTGCCGGCATGATCGGCGCCTCGTTGAAGGACACGCCCGCCCCCCGCCCGCCGCAGCCGCTGGCCCAGGCCGGACCCGAGGTGACGGGCCCGGCGGCCACCGACGCCGACATCCCTTCGACCGGCGGCGAGGGGAACGTGCCGGCCGGGCTGGCACGTTCCGCCCCGACCAGCATCGAGATCCCCAAGATCGGCGTCGACGCGACGATCATGTCGCTCGGCACCAATCCGGACGGCACCGTCCAGGTCCCCCCGCTGGAGCAGGCCGACAAGGCCGGCTGGTACGAACCGGGCGCGAGCCCCGGCGAAACCGGTAACGCGGTCATCGTCGGACACGTGGACTCGGCGAAGCTCGGGCCGGCCGTCTTCTTCGACCTCGGGTCTCTCGTCCCCGGCGACACGATCACGGTCCGCCGGGCGGACGACCGACCGGTCGCCTTCAAGGTCGACTCCGTGAAGTCGTACCCGAAGACGTCCTTCCCCACCGATCTGGTGTACGGGCCGAACGACCGGCCCGGCCTACGGGTGGTCACCTGCGGCGGCCAGTTCGACCAGGCGGCCAAGAGCTACCCGGACAACGTGGTCGTCTTCGCCACCCTGGTGGAGTGA
- a CDS encoding NAD-glutamate dehydrogenase: protein MDRRPAIKPEPDLRQDDSGRDDDSFDSATDGDGYGRLDSGATGLTGSSIDTIYDLGLPTEALADDVEDAELDEPVPNAERLVAQAVALAGDDHDAATLVGRFWRFAPDEELVGFTAEEMLDAARAHRDLAQQRVPGELKLRIHEPHADQHHTVVEIVTDDMPFLVDSVTALLNSYHLDVHLLVHPLVVVRREPLGRLTEVSADVEPDDAIAGDIIESWMRIEIDPVRDAAERERLRRELQRVLTDVREAVEDWPKMRQRALALADELAAARTSDNRPPVPEKDITDSVELLRWLAQDHFTFLGYREYRLVDAPGGEGADVVDGKALEAVLGTGLGILRSDSPEARSLASMTPEAHEKVLEKRLLIITKANSRATVHRSAYLDYIGFKIFNEAGEVIGERRFLGLFSTAAYRTSVRELPVVRRKVAEVLDRSGLSRRSHSGKDLLQILETYPRDELFQIKTDDLYHAVIGVLRMAGRRQLRVFLRRDAYGRFISCLIYLPRDRFTTQNRLRMQDILLRELNGVGVDYTTRVTESMLARVHFIVRTDPTRPPGEIDADLLAEELADATRLWDDDYRLVLERKLGDEQAKHLFARYADAFPEGYKDGHTPYEAMKDLAKLELLEEPGQLEMHLFRKQLAPRPGTRVPGADLIEAMDVRFKVYRYGEPMMLSAVLPVLHSLGVRVVDEHPYEVDRVDGRVYLYDFGLMLPEGHQELAEVRPHVENAFAAAWRGEAEVDRFNELVLRGGLTWRQVVVLRAYAKYLRQAGTVFSQDYMEQTFIAYPKVAALLVELFETRFAPGELSTEQRQQRSGELVETIRGALDDVASLDQDRILRSYLTLIEATLRTSFYQKPVGGRPKAYVAFKLDPQAIPDLPAPRPKFEIFVYSPRFEGVHLRFGPVARGGLRWSDRREDFRTEVLGLVKAQMVKNTVIVPVGAKGGFVLKQKPGDRDEAVACYQEFVGAMLDVTDNIVSGQIVPPVDVVRHDGDDPYLVVAADKGTATFSDIANEISAAHNFWLGDAFASGGSAGYDHKKMGITARGAWESVKRHFRELGLDTQTQDFTVVGVGDMSGDVFGNGMLLSEHIRLVAAFDHRHIFLDPDPDAATSYAERKRLFDLTRSSWEDYNPELISAGGGIFSRTAKSIPITPQVRAAIGLDDDVTQMSPQELMKAILTAPVDLFWNGGIGTYVKASSQTNAEVGDKSNDAIRVDGRSLRCRVAGEGGNLGWTQLGRIEYALTGGRIYTDFIDNAAGVDTSDHEVNIKILLNTAVADGELTTADRDELLAEMTDEVRELVLRDNYDQARAINNAQAQAASLLPVHRRMINDLERSGALDRALEALPPDEELAVRSESGLTAPEFAVLLAYVKIVLEREILTEGLADEEWTTEVLVNYFPTPMRERFADRMGRHRLRRDIVTTVLVNEAINRGGISFVFRVVEETAASAADVIRAYVVVREVFGLRELWDAVEALDNKVSPELQTSVYLDTRRLLDRAVRWLVTNRRSPIDVPTEIARLRDGVARLLPGLEELFYGSERQAIAAHIDSSTERGLPRELAEQATRLMYSFGLLDVVETATRSGRDVGEVASVYFVLSDLFRVDSLLSKISLLPREDRWQTLARMALRYDLYAALAALTAEVLDSTPDELPPHERVQQWEQSNATSIHRARRAMGEFDESRADLAALSVLLRQIRTLVRTSAAA, encoded by the coding sequence ATGGACCGGCGTCCGGCGATCAAACCGGAACCCGACCTCCGGCAGGATGACTCCGGCCGGGACGACGACAGCTTCGATTCGGCGACCGACGGGGACGGCTACGGCCGGCTCGACTCGGGAGCGACCGGGCTGACCGGGTCGAGCATCGACACCATCTACGATCTGGGCCTGCCGACCGAGGCGTTGGCCGACGACGTGGAGGACGCCGAGCTCGACGAACCGGTGCCCAACGCGGAGCGCCTTGTGGCGCAGGCTGTCGCGCTCGCCGGGGACGACCACGACGCGGCGACCCTGGTGGGGCGCTTCTGGCGGTTCGCCCCGGACGAGGAGTTGGTCGGCTTCACGGCGGAGGAGATGCTCGACGCGGCCCGCGCGCACCGGGATCTCGCCCAGCAGCGGGTGCCCGGCGAGCTGAAGCTGCGGATCCACGAACCGCACGCGGACCAGCACCACACGGTCGTCGAGATCGTCACCGACGACATGCCCTTCCTGGTCGACTCGGTGACCGCGCTGCTCAACTCGTACCACCTGGACGTGCACCTGCTGGTGCACCCGCTGGTCGTGGTCCGGCGGGAGCCGCTGGGCCGCCTCACCGAGGTCTCCGCGGATGTGGAGCCGGACGACGCGATCGCCGGGGACATCATCGAGAGCTGGATGCGGATCGAGATCGACCCGGTCCGGGACGCGGCCGAACGGGAGCGGCTGCGCCGCGAGTTGCAGCGGGTGCTCACCGACGTGCGGGAGGCGGTGGAGGACTGGCCCAAGATGCGCCAGCGCGCCCTGGCTCTGGCCGACGAGTTGGCCGCCGCGCGGACCTCCGACAACCGCCCGCCGGTTCCGGAGAAGGACATCACCGACTCGGTGGAGCTGCTGCGCTGGCTCGCCCAGGACCACTTCACCTTCCTCGGCTACCGGGAGTACCGGTTGGTGGATGCTCCCGGTGGTGAGGGCGCTGACGTGGTCGACGGCAAGGCGCTGGAGGCGGTGCTCGGCACCGGTCTGGGCATCCTGCGGTCGGACTCCCCGGAGGCCCGTTCACTGGCGTCGATGACGCCGGAGGCCCACGAGAAGGTGCTGGAGAAGCGCCTGCTCATCATCACCAAGGCCAACTCCCGGGCCACCGTGCACCGCTCGGCGTACCTGGACTACATCGGCTTCAAGATCTTCAACGAGGCCGGCGAGGTGATCGGTGAGCGCCGCTTCCTGGGGCTGTTCTCCACCGCCGCGTACCGGACCAGCGTGCGGGAGCTGCCGGTGGTGCGCCGCAAGGTGGCCGAGGTCCTGGACCGCTCCGGCCTGAGCCGGCGCAGCCACTCCGGCAAGGACCTGCTCCAGATCCTGGAGACCTACCCGCGCGACGAGCTGTTCCAGATCAAGACCGACGACCTGTACCACGCGGTGATCGGCGTGCTGCGGATGGCCGGCCGCCGGCAGCTGCGGGTCTTCCTGCGCCGGGACGCGTACGGGCGGTTCATCTCCTGCCTGATCTACCTGCCCCGGGACCGGTTCACTACTCAGAACCGGCTACGGATGCAGGACATCCTGCTGCGCGAGCTGAACGGTGTCGGGGTGGACTACACCACCCGGGTCACCGAGTCGATGCTGGCCCGGGTCCACTTCATCGTGCGCACCGACCCGACCCGGCCACCCGGCGAGATCGACGCCGACCTGCTCGCCGAGGAGTTGGCCGACGCGACCCGGCTCTGGGACGACGACTACCGGCTGGTGCTGGAGCGCAAGCTCGGCGACGAGCAGGCCAAGCACCTGTTCGCCCGGTACGCCGACGCGTTCCCGGAGGGCTACAAGGACGGGCACACGCCGTACGAGGCGATGAAGGACCTGGCCAAGCTGGAGCTGCTGGAGGAGCCCGGCCAGCTGGAGATGCACCTGTTCCGCAAGCAGCTCGCCCCCCGGCCCGGCACCCGGGTCCCGGGGGCCGACCTGATCGAGGCCATGGACGTCCGGTTCAAGGTCTACCGGTACGGCGAGCCGATGATGCTCTCCGCGGTACTGCCGGTGCTGCACTCGCTCGGCGTCCGCGTGGTCGACGAGCACCCGTACGAGGTGGACCGGGTCGACGGCCGGGTGTACCTCTACGACTTCGGCCTCATGCTGCCCGAGGGGCACCAGGAGCTGGCCGAGGTGCGCCCGCACGTGGAGAACGCGTTCGCGGCGGCCTGGCGCGGCGAGGCCGAGGTGGACCGGTTCAACGAGCTGGTGCTGCGCGGCGGGCTGACCTGGCGACAGGTGGTGGTGCTGCGGGCGTACGCGAAGTACCTGCGGCAGGCCGGCACGGTCTTCTCGCAGGACTACATGGAGCAGACCTTCATCGCGTACCCGAAGGTAGCCGCGCTGCTGGTGGAGCTCTTCGAGACCCGGTTCGCGCCGGGCGAGCTCAGCACGGAGCAGCGCCAGCAGCGCAGCGGTGAGCTGGTGGAGACGATCCGGGGCGCACTGGACGACGTGGCCAGCCTCGACCAGGACCGGATCCTGCGCTCGTACCTGACGCTGATCGAGGCGACCCTGCGGACCAGCTTCTACCAGAAGCCGGTCGGCGGGCGGCCGAAGGCGTACGTGGCATTCAAGCTCGATCCGCAGGCCATTCCGGACCTGCCGGCCCCGCGGCCGAAGTTCGAGATCTTCGTCTACTCGCCGCGGTTCGAGGGCGTGCACCTGCGGTTCGGGCCGGTGGCCCGGGGCGGGCTGCGCTGGTCCGACCGTCGGGAGGACTTCCGCACCGAGGTGCTCGGCCTGGTCAAGGCGCAGATGGTGAAGAACACCGTGATCGTGCCGGTGGGCGCCAAGGGTGGCTTCGTGCTCAAGCAGAAGCCGGGCGACCGGGACGAGGCGGTCGCCTGCTACCAGGAGTTCGTCGGCGCGATGCTGGACGTCACCGACAACATCGTCAGCGGGCAGATCGTGCCGCCCGTCGACGTGGTCCGCCACGACGGCGACGACCCGTACCTGGTCGTGGCGGCGGACAAGGGCACCGCGACGTTCTCCGACATCGCCAACGAGATCTCCGCGGCCCACAACTTCTGGCTGGGCGACGCGTTCGCCTCCGGCGGTTCGGCTGGCTACGACCACAAGAAGATGGGCATCACCGCCCGGGGCGCCTGGGAGTCGGTCAAGCGGCACTTCCGGGAGTTGGGCCTGGACACCCAGACCCAGGACTTCACCGTGGTAGGCGTTGGCGACATGTCCGGCGACGTGTTCGGGAACGGGATGCTGCTCTCCGAGCACATCCGGTTGGTGGCCGCCTTCGACCACCGGCACATCTTCCTGGACCCGGACCCGGACGCGGCCACCTCGTACGCCGAGCGCAAGCGGCTGTTCGACCTGACCCGATCGTCCTGGGAGGACTACAACCCGGAGTTGATCTCGGCCGGCGGCGGCATCTTCTCGCGTACCGCCAAGTCCATCCCGATCACTCCACAGGTCCGGGCGGCGATCGGCTTGGACGACGACGTCACGCAGATGTCGCCACAGGAGTTGATGAAGGCGATCCTCACCGCGCCGGTCGACCTGTTCTGGAACGGCGGCATCGGCACCTACGTCAAGGCGTCCAGCCAGACCAACGCCGAGGTGGGCGACAAGTCCAACGACGCGATCCGGGTGGACGGGCGCAGCCTGCGCTGCCGGGTGGCCGGCGAGGGCGGCAACCTGGGCTGGACCCAGCTCGGTCGGATCGAGTACGCGTTGACCGGTGGCCGGATCTACACCGACTTCATCGACAACGCGGCCGGGGTCGACACCTCCGACCACGAGGTGAACATCAAGATCCTGCTGAACACCGCGGTCGCCGACGGGGAGCTGACCACGGCCGACCGGGACGAGCTGCTGGCCGAGATGACCGACGAGGTCAGGGAGCTGGTGCTGCGGGACAACTACGACCAGGCCCGGGCGATCAACAACGCCCAGGCCCAGGCCGCCTCGCTGCTCCCGGTGCACCGCCGGATGATCAATGACCTGGAGCGCTCCGGCGCGTTGGACCGGGCGCTGGAGGCGCTGCCGCCGGACGAGGAGCTGGCGGTCCGCAGCGAGTCCGGGCTCACCGCGCCGGAGTTCGCGGTGCTGCTCGCGTACGTGAAGATCGTCCTTGAGCGGGAGATCCTCACCGAGGGGTTGGCGGACGAGGAGTGGACGACCGAGGTCCTGGTCAACTACTTCCCGACGCCGATGCGCGAGCGGTTCGCCGACCGGATGGGCCGGCACCGGCTGCGCCGGGACATTGTCACCACCGTGCTGGTCAACGAGGCGATCAACCGGGGCGGCATCTCGTTCGTCTTCCGGGTGGTCGAGGAGACCGCGGCCAGCGCGGCCGACGTGATCCGGGCGTACGTGGTGGTCCGCGAGGTGTTCGGGCTGCGTGAGCTGTGGGACGCGGTTGAGGCGCTGGACAACAAGGTCTCGCCGGAGCTGCAGACCAGCGTCTACCTGGACACCCGCCGGCTGCTCGACCGCGCGGTGCGCTGGCTGGTGACCAACCGGCGCTCGCCGATCGACGTGCCGACCGAGATCGCCCGCCTGCGGGACGGGGTGGCCCGGCTGCTGCCGGGGCTGGAGGAGCTGTTCTACGGCAGCGAGCGCCAGGCCATCGCGGCGCACATCGACTCGTCGACCGAGCGTGGGCTGCCTCGGGAGCTGGCGGAGCAGGCGACCCGGCTGATGTACAGCTTCGGCCTGCTGGACGTGGTGGAGACCGCGACCCGCAGCGGTCGGGACGTGGGCGAGGTGGCCTCGGTCTACTTCGTGCTCTCCGACCTGTTCCGGGTGGACTCGCTGCTGTCGAAGATCTCCCTGCTGCCGCGGGAGGACCGCTGGCAGACGCTGGCCCGGATGGCGCTGCGCTACGACCTGTACGCCGCGCTGGCCGCGCTCACCGCGGAGGTGCTCGACTCCACCCCGGACGAGCTGCCGCCGCACGAGCGGGTGCAGCAGTGGGAGCAGTCGAACGCCACCTCGATCCACCGGGCCCGTCGGGCGATGGGGGAGTTCGACGAGTCGCGGGCGGATCTGGCCGCCCTGTCCGTGCTGCTGCGCCAGATCCGCACCCTGGTGCGGACCTCCGCCGCCGCCTGA
- a CDS encoding penicillin-binding transpeptidase domain-containing protein: MPLSYPRPHRPNHRRSVAALAATLLTAGLLAACSGEDGPQRSVDAFLAGWRSGDLQAVGLVDTTGAKLPAAEVTREIKELSGELAATPPTLTRRGEPKITADTATASVRVEWQLPGETRWAYDREVRLTHGDDDQWQVIWEPRVVHEQLTKGDRLALRRDTGPRAGLLDAAGQPIVAPRPVVRVGVQPSEVTDVKKLVKDLDGAFKAIRPALVPAVDLTDLPQRVAKAEPGAFVEVVTLREEAYRQIKPRIYDLPGTKFQSDKLDLAPTREFARALLGSVDPAQADDLAAHPDRYVAGDLVGHGGLQGRYDERLRGGPGLTVLVERPAEDGKLAPTGTELFRREPQPGQAVKTTLDVAAQNAADGALRAEPRRSALVAVRISDGAVLAAANGPGPAGENLAFTAQVPPGSTFKMVSALGLLDRGAVTLDGPVDCPKTFTVDGRSFKNSDNFALGSVPFRTDFAKSCNTAFAALAPKLGGDGLAAAGRSLGLEGQWDLGTDAFTGKVSAGGSPAEQAAASFGQGTTLVSPLAMAGATAAVARGRFEQPKLLVEPAPAKPAAAGEPLKAESVEALRTMMREVVTTGTGSALKDVPGGEVYGKTGTAEYDDNPAHTHAWFVGWRGDVAFAVFVEKGGASTASAVPIAERFLRALPAR; the protein is encoded by the coding sequence ATGCCCTTGTCGTACCCCCGGCCCCACCGGCCGAACCACCGGCGGAGTGTCGCCGCCCTCGCCGCGACCCTGCTCACCGCCGGTCTCCTGGCCGCCTGTTCGGGCGAGGACGGGCCGCAGCGCAGCGTCGACGCCTTCCTCGCCGGCTGGCGCAGCGGCGACCTGCAGGCGGTCGGCCTGGTCGACACGACCGGCGCCAAGCTGCCGGCCGCCGAGGTGACGCGCGAGATCAAGGAGCTCTCCGGCGAGCTGGCGGCCACCCCGCCCACGCTGACCCGGCGCGGTGAGCCGAAGATCACCGCCGACACCGCGACCGCGAGCGTCCGGGTGGAGTGGCAGCTTCCCGGTGAGACCCGCTGGGCGTACGACCGGGAGGTGCGGCTCACCCACGGCGACGACGACCAGTGGCAGGTGATCTGGGAGCCCCGGGTGGTGCACGAACAGCTCACCAAGGGCGACCGGCTGGCGCTGCGCCGCGACACCGGTCCCCGGGCCGGGCTCCTGGACGCCGCCGGCCAACCGATCGTGGCACCCCGCCCGGTGGTCCGGGTGGGTGTGCAGCCGAGTGAGGTCACCGACGTCAAGAAGCTGGTCAAGGACCTCGACGGGGCCTTCAAGGCGATCCGCCCGGCGCTGGTCCCCGCGGTCGATCTGACCGATCTGCCGCAGCGGGTGGCCAAGGCCGAGCCGGGCGCCTTCGTCGAGGTGGTGACGCTGCGCGAGGAGGCGTACCGGCAGATCAAGCCCCGGATCTACGACCTGCCCGGCACCAAGTTCCAGTCCGACAAGCTCGACCTGGCCCCGACCCGGGAGTTCGCCCGGGCACTGCTCGGCTCGGTCGACCCGGCGCAGGCCGACGACCTGGCCGCGCACCCCGACCGGTACGTAGCCGGCGACCTGGTCGGGCACGGTGGGCTGCAGGGCCGCTACGACGAGCGGCTGCGCGGTGGCCCGGGGCTGACCGTGCTGGTCGAGCGCCCCGCCGAGGACGGCAAGCTGGCGCCCACCGGCACCGAACTGTTCCGCCGGGAGCCGCAGCCCGGGCAGGCGGTGAAGACCACCCTGGACGTGGCCGCCCAGAACGCGGCCGACGGGGCGCTGCGCGCCGAGCCGCGCCGCTCCGCCCTGGTGGCGGTGCGGATCAGCGACGGCGCGGTGCTCGCCGCGGCGAACGGGCCCGGGCCGGCCGGGGAGAACCTGGCCTTCACCGCCCAGGTGCCGCCGGGGTCGACGTTCAAGATGGTCAGCGCGTTGGGTCTGCTGGACCGCGGCGCGGTCACGCTGGACGGGCCGGTGGACTGCCCGAAGACCTTCACCGTCGACGGTCGGTCGTTCAAGAACTCGGACAACTTCGCACTCGGCTCGGTGCCGTTCCGCACCGACTTCGCCAAGTCCTGCAACACGGCGTTCGCCGCGCTGGCTCCGAAGCTGGGAGGCGACGGGCTGGCCGCCGCCGGCCGCTCGCTGGGCCTGGAGGGGCAGTGGGACCTCGGCACGGACGCGTTCACCGGCAAGGTGTCGGCGGGCGGCAGCCCCGCCGAGCAGGCCGCCGCCTCGTTCGGGCAGGGCACCACACTGGTCAGCCCGCTGGCGATGGCCGGCGCCACCGCCGCGGTCGCCCGGGGCCGCTTCGAGCAGCCGAAGCTGCTGGTCGAACCGGCGCCGGCCAAGCCGGCCGCCGCCGGCGAGCCGCTCAAGGCGGAGTCGGTCGAGGCGCTGCGCACCATGATGCGCGAGGTGGTCACCACCGGCACCGGCAGCGCGCTCAAGGACGTGCCGGGCGGCGAGGTGTACGGCAAGACCGGCACCGCCGAGTACGACGACAATCCGGCCCACACGCACGCCTGGTTCGTCGGCTGGCGGGGTGACGTCGCGTTCGCCGTCTTCGTGGAGAAGGGCGGTGCCAGCACCGCGTCGGCCGTCCCGATCGCCGAGCGCTTCCTGCGCGCCCTCCCGGCCCGCTGA
- a CDS encoding arginase family protein, which produces MMRRIAVLDAPTNLGLRPPTSTSVPGCAKAPGALRDHDLLARLRARDAGCITPPRYDPGDWRPGDGVCHAREIADYSLALAERIGSIIDRGEFPVVLGGDCSVLLGSALAMHRLGEAVGGRIGLVFVDGHSDFRHPGNASYVGAAAGEDLALVTGRGQADLAALEGRRPYFRDIDVVVLGIRAQDEYRLDLQAAGIVTRPVPALRAEGAARTAQWAHEQLADCAGYWVHIDVDVLDPAVMPAVDAPDPGGIAFAELEILLAGLVDTPHCLGVELTVFDPDYDPDGSYAAEIVNTVVAGLAPVTAPEAVPPRLLSARPAAPTPRRGNGRPAVAAERPDGPRPAASDEARLGDPAALDFPVTAGSPADAEPSGVRPSVGRLSLGVPAPAEPEPLGILGPVHSEPAGIPAPVEREPVGPPASAGPGLLRRPSPTAPDPTDRSNADTA; this is translated from the coding sequence ATGATGCGCCGGATCGCCGTCCTCGACGCGCCGACAAATCTCGGTCTGCGGCCGCCGACGTCCACCTCGGTCCCGGGCTGCGCCAAGGCGCCCGGTGCGCTGCGCGACCACGACCTGCTGGCCCGACTGCGGGCCCGCGACGCCGGCTGCATCACACCACCCCGGTACGACCCGGGTGACTGGCGGCCCGGCGACGGGGTGTGCCACGCCCGGGAGATCGCCGACTACTCGCTGGCGCTCGCCGAGCGGATCGGCTCCATCATCGACCGGGGGGAGTTCCCGGTGGTGCTGGGCGGCGACTGCTCGGTGCTGCTCGGCTCGGCGCTGGCCATGCACCGCCTCGGTGAAGCGGTCGGCGGGCGGATCGGGCTGGTCTTCGTGGACGGGCACTCCGACTTCCGGCACCCCGGCAACGCCTCCTACGTGGGCGCGGCGGCCGGCGAGGACCTGGCCCTGGTCACCGGGCGCGGGCAGGCCGACCTGGCCGCGCTGGAGGGGCGCCGACCCTACTTCCGGGACATCGACGTGGTGGTGCTCGGCATCCGGGCGCAGGACGAATACCGGCTCGACCTCCAGGCCGCCGGGATCGTCACCCGGCCGGTGCCGGCGCTGCGCGCCGAGGGCGCCGCCCGGACGGCCCAGTGGGCACACGAACAGCTCGCCGACTGCGCGGGCTACTGGGTGCACATCGACGTGGACGTGCTCGACCCGGCGGTGATGCCCGCCGTGGACGCGCCGGACCCGGGCGGGATCGCCTTTGCCGAGCTGGAGATCCTGCTTGCCGGCCTGGTCGACACCCCGCACTGTCTCGGCGTCGAGCTGACCGTCTTCGACCCCGACTACGACCCGGACGGCTCCTACGCGGCCGAGATCGTCAACACGGTGGTGGCCGGCCTGGCCCCGGTCACCGCCCCCGAGGCGGTGCCGCCCCGGTTGCTGTCGGCCCGGCCGGCCGCCCCCACCCCACGGCGCGGCAACGGCCGGCCCGCGGTCGCCGCCGAGCGACCCGACGGACCGCGTCCCGCGGCCAGCGACGAGGCACGGCTCGGCGATCCCGCCGCGCTCGACTTTCCCGTCACCGCCGGCTCGCCCGCCGACGCCGAGCCTTCCGGCGTCCGCCCGTCGGTGGGCCGGCTGTCCCTCGGCGTTCCGGCCCCGGCCGAGCCGGAGCCGCTCGGCATCCTCGGGCCGGTCCACTCGGAGCCGGCCGGCATTCCGGCTCCGGTCGAGCGGGAACCGGTCGGCCCCCCTGCATCGGCCGGCCCGGGCCTGCTACGGCGACCCTCGCCAACCGCCCCGGACCCCACCGACCGCTCGAACGCGGACACGGCCTGA
- a CDS encoding tetratricopeptide repeat protein, protein MSDPRITSSIFTRGAVDLSTLRGPAPASTRPGTPPQGGPSAGNPGAPTAAGNAAIVDVTEATIQSDVLERSMAMPVIVFFGAAGFPESDEFAPVLERLAAESGGTWVLARVDVQENPRIAQMFRVQGIPMVYAVVGGQPIDAFSGVVPEAQLRQWIQAVLKAGGVAVAEPEDPRLDEADDALMSGDLDAAERAYRKILADSPADAAAEAGLAQVGVARRVAGADPATALAAAESAPDDVAAQLLAADIEVLSGLAEQAYARLVGLVRRTAGEDRETVRQHLVSLFTIAGPDDPAVASARRALASALF, encoded by the coding sequence ATGAGCGACCCACGGATCACCTCGTCGATCTTCACCCGCGGCGCGGTCGACCTCAGCACGCTGCGCGGCCCCGCACCAGCCAGTACCCGCCCCGGCACACCCCCGCAGGGCGGCCCGTCCGCCGGCAATCCCGGCGCGCCCACCGCCGCCGGTAACGCCGCCATCGTCGACGTCACCGAGGCGACCATCCAGTCCGACGTGCTCGAGCGGTCGATGGCCATGCCCGTCATCGTCTTCTTCGGCGCGGCCGGCTTCCCGGAGAGCGACGAGTTCGCCCCGGTGTTGGAGCGGCTGGCCGCCGAGAGCGGCGGCACGTGGGTCCTGGCCCGGGTCGACGTGCAGGAAAACCCCCGGATCGCCCAGATGTTCCGGGTCCAGGGCATCCCCATGGTCTACGCGGTGGTTGGCGGCCAGCCGATCGACGCCTTCTCCGGCGTGGTGCCCGAGGCGCAGTTGCGCCAGTGGATCCAGGCCGTGCTGAAGGCCGGGGGCGTGGCCGTCGCAGAGCCGGAGGACCCCCGCCTCGACGAGGCGGACGACGCGCTGATGAGCGGCGATCTGGACGCAGCCGAGCGGGCGTACCGCAAGATCCTGGCCGACAGCCCGGCGGACGCCGCCGCCGAGGCGGGCCTGGCCCAGGTCGGGGTGGCCCGCCGGGTTGCCGGCGCCGACCCGGCAACCGCGCTGGCCGCCGCCGAGAGCGCCCCCGACGACGTGGCGGCCCAACTGCTGGCCGCCGACATCGAGGTGCTCAGCGGCCTGGCCGAGCAGGCGTACGCCCGGCTCGTCGGCCTGGTTCGGCGCACCGCCGGCGAGGACCGCGAGACGGTACGCCAGCACCTGGTCTCGCTGTTCACCATCGCCGGCCCGGATGATCCGGCGGTCGCCTCGGCACGCCGGGCCCTGGCCAGCGCCCTGTTCTGA